Within Actinomycetota bacterium, the genomic segment ACCACGGCCGCAGGCAAGCCGAATCCGGCCACGCTCAGGGAGGAACTTCGGTCTAGTGGCTGCGGCGCCAGTAGACACCGGTCCAGTCGATCTCCTGCAGCGGCTCCGAAATCGCGTGCTCGGCGCGATAGTCGTCGACGGCCGCGCCGCACCCTGGCAACGCGTAGTCATCAACGATTACGAACCCTCCGGCGCAGACCTTAGGATAGAGCGCACTCGAGCGCCACGATCGTGGACTCGTACAGGTCGCCGTCGAGGCGCAGGACGGCGAGCCGCTCGAACGGCGCCGTCGGAAGCGTGTCGCGAAACCAGCCTGGCAGAAAGCGAACTTGCTCGTCGAGAAGCCCGTAACGCGCGAAGTTCGCTTTCACTTCCTCGAGGCTTACGGCCAGCTCGTGAAAGGTCCAATGCGTGTCTGCAGCGTCCGCTGGGAAACGTTCCGCATCGGGCTTGGGCACCCCCTCGAACGAGTCGGCCGCCCAGACCACGCGCGAGGTGTCGCCGTAGCTGGCGAGAATTGCCCGCATGAAGATGACCGCACCCCCGCGCCACACACCGGTTTCGATCAGGTCGCCCGGCACCTGCTCGCGGATGACGGTCGCGACGGCGTGCTCGATGTTGTCGAGTCGCTCGAGGCCGATCATGGTCTCGGCGTGCGCCGGCCAGTCTCGTCCGCGTGCGCGAAGATCACGATCGAACGCCTGCGGTTGCCCGTGCGGATCCCCGGGGATCAATGTCTCGTCCTCGAACGCCAGGCGGGTCAGTGTCCGCTTGAGCAGATCGAGGTACAGGCGCCTCGCGACGACCTCGCTCCCGTGCTGTAGCGTCGGGCTGACCACGAAGCGTCGCATTCTATGGCGACGCGTGCGGGCGTCGCCGTGAGCGCGCTCATCGCGGCCGGCGAAAGGCGAAGAGCCCACAGCCGTAGTCGAGGTCCCCGGCTGCATCGACCGCCGCGTCATGAACCAGTCGATAGTCGTCCCCGATCAGGGAGAACTCCTCCAGCTCGAGTTCCGGGAAGTAGCCGAGGATCTGCCGTGGCGCGTGAATCCGGTGCGCGTTGAAGCAGACGCGCGGCCGTCCAACCGGCACGGAGAAGTACAGTCGCCCCTTGTTCGCGAGGATGCGCTGGAGCTCAGCGCACGCGCGCTTTGTCCCGTCGACGGCGAGGTCATCCCCGTACCGGCCGAGGCCGACGTGCTCCGCCACGTGGAGACAGGACAGCGACGGTATCGACCTGTCGGCGAATGGAAGTCCTCGCAGCAGATCGCCAGCGAGGGGATGGAGGTTGGCCAGCGCCACGGGAAAAGGCCGAATGTCGACGAACGCTACTGGGACGATCACGGAGAGCATGCCGACGAACGTGATCTCGGACCCGACATCGACGTGCTCCTCCGGCTGATGAGCTGCGATCCGCTCGGCGGCCCAGACGGCCTGGTGGAAGTAGTGCGGATCGTAGGGCGTCGTGGGGGTGCGGTCGAAGAGACATGGATAGCCATCCTCGAACCGCAGCGGCTCGGCTCCAGGAAGGCGCGAGTAGGCGCGCCAAGATTCGAGGAAATGCCGGTACTCGCGTACCGTCGCAAGGCTTTGGTGTGCCGGCAAGAGCGGGGCGGCCCACCGGCGCAGAGGGCCGTGGAGTTGCCGTGCGCGTCGCCTGAGCGTGCTGAGGGGGTTCATCGGCCCGCGGGCATGTTAGGGAGGTTGACCGCAGCCGGCGATCCTGGCACCGTGCCCGCGTGGGTCTTCGCTCGGCTCTCGAGGCGGCCGGTGCGCGTCGCCGTCGAGCCGCGGCGTTGCGTTTCTACCGCGCCCTCGTACCGCCCGCCGGGCTGTGCTTCGACATCGGCGCGAACGTGGGTGAGCGGACCGACCTGTTCGTCGCTCTCGGCGCGCGCGTCGTTGCCGTCGAGCCGCAGGCGAGCTGCGCGGCCATGCTTCGTCGCCGCTTCGGCGGGCGCATCCACCTCGTGGAAGCGGCGTTGGGACCAGCGCCGGGCGAGGCCGAGTTGCTCGTGGCCA encodes:
- a CDS encoding DUF268 domain-containing protein; the protein is MNPLSTLRRRARQLHGPLRRWAAPLLPAHQSLATVREYRHFLESWRAYSRLPGAEPLRFEDGYPCLFDRTPTTPYDPHYFHQAVWAAERIAAHQPEEHVDVGSEITFVGMLSVIVPVAFVDIRPFPVALANLHPLAGDLLRGLPFADRSIPSLSCLHVAEHVGLGRYGDDLAVDGTKRACAELQRILANKGRLYFSVPVGRPRVCFNAHRIHAPRQILGYFPELELEEFSLIGDDYRLVHDAAVDAAGDLDYGCGLFAFRRPR